The following coding sequences lie in one Arachis stenosperma cultivar V10309 chromosome 5, arast.V10309.gnm1.PFL2, whole genome shotgun sequence genomic window:
- the LOC130981247 gene encoding pollen receptor-like kinase 1 has translation MALILVTAAVAILMMHSVAIGASDTDLLLKFKESLQVNNDALSSWNSTTPPCNGAKANWPHILCYNGNTWGIKLERMGIKGSIDVDALKGLPYLRTLSLMHNNLEGSWPELNKLPGLKAIYLSDNHFSGEIPTDAFAGLQWLKKIYLSNNKFSGPLPSSLSTMPRLRELRLEGNQFSGNIPSMPPTLRSMSLADNKLQGQIPSDLTKFPRASFAGNKKLCGAPLRNKCPSNKTSLASIIVLAIFAAVAIFVIAAVIVLLLHRKKQRQQRREPSSSFESPSIPSSFHKKVGDLSDDGGSHRSLRSTGSSRGSKKHSMRLSFVKREDDREEFDMQDLLKASAEILGSGCYSSSYKASLLSGPMVVVKRFKQMNNCNKEDFQEHMRRIGILSHPNLLPLVAYYYRREEKLLITDFVPNGSLAVRLHGHQALGQPSLDWPTRLKIVQGISKGLEYLYKEMPSLIAPHGHLKSSNVLLNENYEPVLTDYGLVPVINQELASDIMVIYKSPEYLQQGRVTKKTDVWSLGILILEILTGKFPANFLQQGRGSELSLANWVDSVVPEEWSSEVFDKEMGASKENEVEMAKLLRIALACCEADVEKRLDVKEAVDRIQEVKESGEIDLN, from the exons ATGGCACTCATCCTCGTCACCGCCGCCGTCGCCATCCTTATGATGCACAGCGTGGCCATCGGCGCCTCCGACACCGACCTCCTCCTCAAGTTCAAGGAGTCCCTTCAGGTAAACAACGACGCCTTATCCTCATGGAATTCAACAACGCCTCCATGTAACGGAGCGAAGGCGAATTGGCCTCACATTTTGTGCTATAACGGGAACACATGGGGGATAAAGCTCGAGAGGATGGGGATCAAAGGATCCATCGATGTGGACGCCTTGAAGGGTCTACCATATCTGAGGACACTCAGTCTCATGCACAATAATCTTGAAGGCTCGTGGCCGGAGCTCAACAAATTGCCGGGATTGAAGGCGATCTATCTTTCCGATAACCATTTCTCCGGCGAGATTCCGACCGATGCCTTCGCCGGATTGCAATGGCTGAAGAAGATTTACTTGTCCAATAACAAGTTTAGTGGTCCGTTGCCAAGTTCGTTATCCACAATGCCAAGGCTTAGAGAGCTGAGGTTGGAGGGAAACCAATTCAGTGGAAATATTCCGAGTATGCCACCGACATTGAGATCAATGAGCCTCGCTGATAATAAATTACAGGGACAAATACCTTCCGATTTGACCAAGTTTCCTCGTGCATCTTTCGCcg GTAACAAAAAGCTATGTGGAGCGCCATTACGTAACAAATGTCCGTCGAATAAGACATCATTAGCAAGCATAATAGTGCTTGCTATATTTGCTGCGGTAGCAATATTTGTGATTGCAGCAGTGATAGTACTCCTTCTTCACAGAAAAAAACAAAGACAACAACGCAGAGAGCCTTCTTCTTCATTCGAGAGTCCATCAATACCGTCAAGCTTCCACAAGAAAGTAGGAGATCTTTCCGATGATGGTGGTAGCCACAG GTCTTTAAGGTCAACTGGATCTTCCCGTGGAAGCAAGAAACATAGCATGAGGTtgtcatttgtgaagagggagGATGACAGGGAAGAGTTTGATATGCAAGATCTTTTGAAGGCCTCTGCTgagattttgggcagtggttgTTACAGTTCATCCTATAAGGCTTCTTTGTTAAGTGGACCAATGGTGGTTGTGAAAAGATTCAAGCAGATGAACAATTGCAATAAAGAAGATTTTCAAGAACACATGAGAAGGATTGGGATCTTGAGTCATCCTAATTTGCTTCCTTTGGTAGCTTACTACTACAGAAGGGAAGAGAAGCTCTTGATTACTGATTTTGTTCCTAATGGCAGCTTGGCTGTTCGCCTTCACG gaCACCAAGCATTGGGGCAACCAAGCCTTGATTGGCCAACAAGATTAAAGATAGTGCAAGGCATATCGAAAGGTCTTGAATATCTATACAAAGAGATGCCAAGTCTAATAGCACCACATGGACATCTAAAATCATCAAATGTTCTTCTAAATGAAAATTATGAACCAGTCCTAACAGACTATGGTCTAGTGCCGGTGATTAATCAAGAGCTTGCATCAGACATTATGGTAATTTACAAGTCACCAGAGTATTTGCAACAAGGCAGAGTTACAAAGAAGACTGATGTTTGGAGCCTTGGGATCTTAATCTTGGAGATCCTAACTGGAAAATTCCCAGCAAATTTCTTGCAACAAGGGAGAGGGAGTGAATTGAGCTTAGCAAATTGGGTTGATTCAGTTGTTCCTGAAGAGTGGAGTAGTGAGGTTTTTGATAAAGAAATGGGTGCAAGCAAAGAAAATGAGGTTGAGATGGCAAAGCTATTAAGGATTGCATTGGCTTGTTGTGAAGCTGATGTTGAAAAGAGATTGGATGTCAAAGAAGCTGTGGATAGAATCCAAGAGGTGAAGGAGAGTGGTGAAATTGatcttaattaa